A region from the Gemmatimonadota bacterium genome encodes:
- a CDS encoding endonuclease MutS2 translates to MTPSAGMGSSAGVGRPGRRPRSRGDPPWGARTLRALEWDDTLALVAAHAASEPARELLRGLTPSADRDWIEAELDRVVAMGQILEKVPSFAMPALADTRAITARLARDGAVLDGPELISIRALLGGSRALRDLLSGAEPPLQALRARLLSDEGLERLIDQTVDGDGEVLDRASPELARVRRELRGARARLVKQLEETMSRLPDRVRVADASVTVRQGRFVIPVRREGRGTLPGIVHDESSSGQTLFVEPTAAVEGMNRFREAELEEAREIHRILADRSARLRPHAADLLDSFRAGVELDALHARARYAAVTESVRPELGASDGPLRIQRGRHPLLLARGTVVPFDLELAADERGVVVSGPNAGGKTVLLKSVGLAVALLHSGVLPPLGRGSVLPLVSRVFADIGDRQSIAESLSTFSAHLSVLKDILDQADSSALVLIDEMGTGTDPAEGAALAEAVVEELVSRGARILATSHLGALKRLADDDPRVVNASLRFDGDRMEPTFEFIKGRPGRSYGLAMARRTGLPDEVLARAERRVDDTELRMEQLLARIEAEERRAAADAEAARRHRLELESRLAEVAAREAELRERERTAVRDAKTEARKILLDARAQVEEAIEEVRTATDLERSAREARRAVEAAAEQIRVSERSSPADRDLAVQPGDRVRVGESGGIGTVVEVEEGRVLVELDNGLKVRVADVRRLDAAPPRRERRRAAIWTPPEHLASHEVDLRGLRVDEVESALLRALDHAVLADLPSVRVIHGKGTGALRARVTELLAEEPRVAALRPGGEGEGGTGVTVVTLR, encoded by the coding sequence GTGACCCCTTCGGCGGGCATGGGATCCTCCGCGGGCGTCGGCCGACCGGGCCGACGCCCGCGCTCGCGTGGAGACCCGCCCTGGGGTGCGCGTACGCTGCGTGCCTTGGAATGGGACGACACGTTGGCTCTGGTGGCGGCGCACGCTGCCAGCGAGCCGGCCCGCGAACTGCTGCGCGGCCTCACGCCCTCGGCGGACCGCGACTGGATCGAGGCGGAGCTCGATCGTGTGGTCGCCATGGGGCAGATCCTGGAGAAGGTACCCTCGTTCGCGATGCCTGCGTTGGCCGACACGCGTGCCATCACCGCGCGGCTCGCTCGCGACGGTGCCGTGCTGGACGGACCCGAGCTGATCTCGATCAGGGCCCTGCTGGGAGGGTCCCGGGCCCTCCGCGACCTGCTGTCCGGTGCCGAGCCACCCCTGCAGGCACTGCGAGCCCGTTTGCTGTCCGACGAGGGTCTCGAGCGCCTGATCGACCAGACGGTCGATGGGGACGGCGAGGTCCTTGACCGCGCCAGTCCCGAGCTTGCTCGCGTGCGTCGGGAGCTCCGGGGCGCGCGCGCACGCCTCGTCAAACAGCTCGAGGAGACGATGTCTCGTTTGCCGGACCGCGTGCGCGTCGCCGACGCGTCCGTCACGGTCCGCCAGGGACGGTTCGTCATCCCGGTGCGGCGCGAGGGGAGGGGAACGCTGCCTGGCATCGTGCACGACGAGTCGTCCTCGGGGCAGACGCTCTTCGTCGAACCGACGGCCGCGGTGGAGGGCATGAACCGCTTCCGGGAAGCGGAATTGGAGGAGGCGCGCGAGATCCACCGCATCCTCGCGGACCGCAGCGCGCGCTTGCGTCCCCACGCAGCGGATCTGCTCGATTCCTTTCGCGCGGGTGTAGAGCTCGACGCGCTGCATGCCCGGGCCCGCTACGCGGCTGTGACCGAGTCGGTGCGACCCGAGTTGGGCGCATCGGACGGTCCGCTGCGCATCCAGCGTGGCAGGCATCCGCTGCTGCTCGCGCGTGGTACGGTCGTTCCCTTCGACCTCGAGCTGGCAGCGGACGAGCGAGGCGTCGTGGTCTCCGGCCCCAACGCCGGAGGCAAGACGGTCCTGCTCAAGTCGGTGGGACTGGCCGTTGCGCTCCTGCACTCCGGCGTGCTGCCGCCCCTGGGGCGGGGCAGCGTGCTGCCGCTCGTTTCGAGAGTCTTCGCTGACATCGGGGATCGTCAATCGATCGCCGAGAGCTTGTCGACGTTCTCGGCGCATCTGTCTGTACTCAAGGACATCCTCGACCAGGCGGACTCGAGTGCCCTGGTCCTGATCGACGAAATGGGAACCGGCACCGACCCGGCGGAGGGTGCCGCCCTGGCGGAGGCCGTGGTGGAGGAGCTGGTGTCGCGAGGTGCGCGTATCCTGGCCACTTCCCATCTCGGCGCGCTCAAGCGTCTGGCCGACGATGACCCACGGGTGGTCAACGCCTCCCTGCGCTTCGACGGGGACCGCATGGAGCCCACGTTCGAGTTCATCAAGGGTCGCCCGGGGCGGTCGTATGGCTTGGCCATGGCCCGGCGGACCGGACTGCCCGACGAGGTGCTGGCCCGGGCCGAGCGTCGGGTGGACGACACCGAGCTGCGCATGGAGCAGCTGCTCGCGCGCATCGAAGCTGAAGAGCGCCGCGCCGCTGCCGATGCCGAGGCGGCCCGACGGCACCGCCTGGAATTGGAGTCGCGCCTGGCGGAGGTGGCCGCCCGCGAGGCGGAGTTGCGCGAGCGCGAGCGCACGGCGGTGCGCGATGCCAAGACCGAGGCGCGCAAGATCCTGCTCGATGCCCGAGCTCAAGTGGAGGAAGCCATCGAGGAGGTGCGCACGGCCACCGACCTCGAGCGCTCAGCCCGGGAGGCTCGCCGAGCGGTAGAAGCGGCCGCCGAGCAGATCCGCGTCTCGGAGCGGTCCAGCCCGGCGGACCGGGACCTGGCCGTTCAGCCCGGTGACCGCGTGCGGGTGGGAGAGAGCGGCGGCATCGGCACCGTCGTCGAGGTCGAGGAGGGTCGCGTCCTTGTCGAGCTCGACAACGGCCTGAAGGTCCGCGTGGCTGATGTGCGGCGCCTGGACGCGGCGCCTCCGCGCCGCGAGCGCCGACGTGCCGCGATCTGGACTCCGCCCGAACACCTCGCATCCCACGAAGTGGACCTCCGGGGACTTCGGGTCGATGAGGTCGAGTCCGCGCTCCTGCGTGCTCTGGATCATGCCGTGTTGGCCGATCTCCCATCGGTCCGGGTGATCCACGGAAAAGGGACGGGCGCCCTGCGGGCGCGCGTGACGGAGCTGCTGGCGGAGGAACCCCGGGTGGCGGCGCTGCGACCGGGAGGGGAGGGTGAGGGAGGCACTGGGGTGACGGTGGTGACGCTGCGATGA
- a CDS encoding GatB/YqeY domain-containing protein, protein MTTETLKDRLQRDLITARKARDAERTSLLSMTLSEVKNAEIDKGSALGDDELLQVVSRAIKRRKEAADQMRAARPELAAKEEREAEWLQAYMPAPLDEAAVRALVREAVAGGAADLGAVMGRVMPLLRGRFDGKEANRIVREELGS, encoded by the coding sequence GTGACCACGGAAACCCTCAAAGACCGCTTGCAGCGCGATCTGATCACGGCGCGCAAGGCCCGCGACGCAGAACGTACGTCGCTCCTGTCGATGACCCTCAGCGAAGTGAAGAACGCCGAGATCGACAAGGGGTCGGCGCTGGGGGACGATGAGCTGCTCCAGGTGGTCTCCCGCGCCATCAAGCGGCGCAAGGAGGCGGCGGACCAGATGCGGGCCGCGCGACCGGAGCTCGCCGCCAAAGAGGAGCGCGAAGCCGAGTGGCTGCAGGCCTACATGCCCGCACCCCTCGACGAGGCCGCCGTCCGTGCCCTGGTCCGGGAGGCCGTCGCCGGTGGGGCTGCCGATCTGGGGGCGGTGATGGGCAGGGTCATGCCTCTCCTGCGAGGGCGCTTCGACGGCAAGGAGGCCAACCGGATCGTGCGGGAGGAGTTGGGTTCGTGA
- a CDS encoding 50S ribosomal protein L11 methyltransferase, whose protein sequence is MARAEGDGIPDRWLRVAVSDVGEEQSGLVADALVAAGGRAVVEEAGAWVTYVAPPDDPEAWVGRLVEALAEATGSTHSVQWGWQAHEDWERLWRQGLGPRRVGERLVVAPSWSEVTLEPQDVHLSIDPGMAFGTAEHATTRVALALVERAVRAGDRVLDVGTGSGILAIAAVRLGAAQALGIELDSYACAEAEENVLRNGCEGRVQIACRAFEPDDDWGRFEGVVSNMVSRRLQTAWPGLLRAVRPRGWLVLSGCELHEREGMESLARRHGLDLVQSQMDEGWWGGLFRAP, encoded by the coding sequence TTGGCTCGAGCTGAGGGGGACGGCATCCCGGACCGCTGGCTGCGGGTCGCCGTGTCCGACGTGGGTGAGGAGCAGTCGGGTCTGGTCGCCGACGCGTTGGTGGCTGCGGGCGGGCGGGCCGTGGTGGAGGAGGCGGGCGCGTGGGTGACGTATGTGGCTCCCCCGGACGACCCCGAGGCCTGGGTGGGCCGTCTCGTCGAGGCGCTGGCCGAAGCGACAGGGAGCACCCACTCGGTCCAGTGGGGCTGGCAGGCCCACGAGGATTGGGAGCGGCTGTGGCGTCAGGGGCTGGGACCTCGTCGTGTGGGGGAGCGCCTGGTGGTGGCGCCGTCCTGGAGTGAGGTGACGCTGGAACCCCAGGACGTGCACCTGTCCATCGATCCGGGCATGGCCTTCGGCACCGCGGAGCACGCCACCACGCGCGTGGCGCTCGCGTTGGTGGAACGCGCCGTTCGGGCTGGCGATCGCGTGCTGGACGTGGGGACTGGATCGGGGATACTGGCCATTGCGGCCGTCCGCTTGGGAGCCGCCCAGGCGCTGGGGATCGAGTTGGATTCCTACGCGTGTGCCGAGGCCGAAGAGAACGTGCTTCGCAACGGTTGCGAGGGGCGAGTGCAGATCGCCTGTCGCGCCTTCGAGCCGGACGACGACTGGGGCCGCTTCGAGGGAGTGGTGTCCAACATGGTGAGCCGCCGGCTACAAACCGCCTGGCCCGGATTGCTGCGAGCGGTGCGCCCGCGGGGCTGGTTGGTGTTGAGCGGGTGCGAGCTCCATGAGCGCGAGGGCATGGAGTCGCTCGCGCGGCGCCACGGCCTCGACCTGGTGCAAAGCCAGATGGACGAGGGATGGTGGGGCGGGCTCTTCCGGGCGCCCTGA
- the dnaJ gene encoding molecular chaperone DnaJ produces MSTDSMTDYYELLGVARDASADEIKKAYRRRALEYHPDRNAGSKEAEERFKEVTEAYEVLRDPDKRARYDRYGKEGLKGRPGFSGGGFDFADAVEVFMRDFGGFGGFEDLFGRSARRGPRSSTGQTLRIKLPLTLSEVAHGVKKRLRVSLLDPCGLCNGTGSADGKGTVRCPTCGGTGEERIVQRSVFGQFVSVTVCRSCQGEGTIVEQQCSRCHGDGRERAEREIEVEVPAGVSSEHFITLRGQGNAGPRGGPRGDIAVMLDVEDDPRFAREGADLLYELTVTFAQAALGADVDVPTVEEPVSVKVPAGVQTGQVLRLRGMGLPHLQARGRGDQLVRVTVWTPERLTGEQESLFQKLRAIESPPPSRTETKGFWSRVKEAFGSS; encoded by the coding sequence ATGTCGACGGATTCGATGACCGACTACTACGAGTTGCTCGGCGTGGCGCGCGACGCGTCCGCGGACGAGATCAAGAAAGCGTACCGGCGCCGTGCGCTCGAGTACCACCCGGATCGCAACGCCGGGTCGAAGGAGGCCGAGGAGCGCTTCAAGGAGGTGACGGAGGCCTACGAGGTCCTGCGTGATCCCGACAAGCGCGCGCGCTACGACCGCTATGGGAAGGAAGGGCTCAAGGGACGCCCGGGATTCTCGGGTGGCGGCTTCGACTTTGCGGATGCGGTCGAAGTGTTCATGCGCGATTTCGGCGGGTTCGGAGGCTTCGAGGATCTCTTCGGGCGGAGTGCGCGCCGGGGTCCGCGCAGCAGCACCGGCCAAACGCTGCGCATCAAGCTGCCGCTGACGCTGAGTGAAGTGGCGCACGGCGTGAAGAAGCGCCTACGCGTGTCGCTGCTCGACCCCTGCGGGCTGTGCAACGGAACGGGGTCGGCGGATGGCAAGGGCACGGTGCGATGCCCGACCTGTGGCGGCACCGGAGAAGAACGGATCGTGCAGCGCTCGGTATTCGGCCAGTTCGTAAGCGTGACGGTCTGCCGCTCCTGTCAGGGGGAGGGCACCATCGTCGAACAGCAGTGTTCGCGGTGCCATGGCGACGGTCGGGAGCGTGCCGAACGAGAGATCGAAGTCGAGGTTCCGGCGGGGGTGAGCTCGGAGCACTTCATCACGCTACGGGGTCAGGGCAACGCCGGCCCTCGCGGCGGGCCGCGCGGCGACATCGCCGTCATGCTGGACGTCGAGGACGATCCCCGCTTCGCGCGCGAAGGAGCCGACCTGCTTTACGAGCTGACCGTGACCTTCGCGCAAGCAGCGCTGGGCGCCGACGTGGACGTCCCCACGGTCGAGGAGCCGGTCAGCGTCAAGGTTCCCGCCGGGGTGCAGACCGGACAGGTGCTGCGGCTCCGCGGCATGGGCTTGCCGCACCTGCAGGCCCGCGGCCGAGGCGACCAACTCGTGCGCGTCACCGTCTGGACTCCCGAGCGCCTCACCGGCGAACAGGAGAGCCTGTTCCAGAAGCTGCGCGCCATCGAGTCGCCCCCTCCCTCGCGGACCGAGACCAAGGGCTTCTGGTCACGCGTGAAGGAGGCCTTTGGCTCGAGCTGA
- the hrcA gene encoding heat-inducible transcriptional repressor HrcA, with protein sequence MSDERRSTAQTPDPLNERERGVLEAVVRSYVSTAEPAGSRTLARGFELGVSPATIRNTMSDLEEKGYLYHPHTSAGRIPTDRAYRYFVDQIMRPATITSAERERLHTELGTGSTGIESLVRLATRALSLITRELGVAIAPDIDEAVLEKLDLAQVSSSKVLLVATIRGGLVRTVYVDLRIEVPSDTLLTLTVILNERLAGLTLRQIRETLLDRLRGSLDDDPAAEEFLNVFIQSSAELFSLPTSAESSVHIGHTSVLAEQPEFTSSESLKSLIELTEKRDLLADVLTERALGSGLTVTIGREHATLELNDLTLVTAEYRAGNLKGVLGVIGPTRMPYEKVVAIVDYTSSLISRVLTV encoded by the coding sequence ATGTCCGACGAACGACGTTCTACAGCGCAGACGCCCGACCCGCTCAACGAGCGCGAGAGAGGCGTGCTCGAAGCCGTGGTGCGCAGCTACGTCAGCACGGCCGAACCGGCGGGGAGCCGCACGCTGGCGCGCGGCTTCGAGCTGGGTGTCTCTCCGGCTACCATCCGCAACACGATGTCGGATCTGGAGGAGAAGGGGTACCTGTATCACCCCCATACCTCGGCGGGGCGCATCCCGACGGACCGCGCCTACCGGTACTTCGTCGATCAGATCATGCGTCCGGCCACGATCACGAGCGCCGAGCGGGAGCGCCTGCACACGGAGCTCGGCACCGGGTCCACCGGGATCGAGTCGCTGGTCCGGTTGGCCACGCGTGCCCTCAGCTTGATCACGCGCGAGCTGGGCGTCGCGATTGCTCCGGACATCGACGAAGCGGTCCTCGAGAAGCTCGACCTTGCGCAAGTCTCCTCCAGCAAGGTGCTGCTGGTCGCCACCATCCGGGGCGGGCTGGTCCGCACGGTCTACGTGGACCTGCGCATCGAAGTCCCCTCCGACACGCTGCTCACCCTGACGGTCATTCTCAACGAGAGACTGGCCGGGCTGACCTTGCGCCAGATCCGGGAGACGCTGCTCGATCGCCTGCGGGGGAGCTTGGACGACGATCCGGCCGCCGAGGAGTTCCTCAACGTCTTCATCCAGTCGAGCGCCGAGCTGTTCTCCCTGCCGACCTCTGCGGAAAGCAGCGTGCACATCGGTCACACCAGTGTCTTGGCCGAGCAGCCGGAGTTCACGAGTAGCGAGAGCCTGAAGAGCTTGATCGAGCTGACCGAGAAGCGGGACCTTTTGGCGGATGTGCTCACGGAGCGTGCGCTGGGGTCGGGGCTGACGGTCACCATCGGCCGGGAGCACGCTACCCTCGAGCTCAACGACCTGACCCTGGTCACGGCCGAATACCGGGCGGGCAACCTGAAGGGTGTGCTGGGCGTGATCGGACCGACACGCATGCCCTACGAGAAGGTGGTCGCGATCGTCGACTATACCTCGTCCCTGATCTCGCGCGTGCTCACCGTTTGA
- the hemW gene encoding radical SAM family heme chaperone HemW, which translates to MSAPVRSVYVHAPFCARRCAYCDFAVHVDARPDAAAWVDAIAREWALLRDLDEAPMGLLRTLYVGGGTPSLLGVDAMEGLRAIFSAVLPSSGLEWTVEANPESFDAPLGDAWRRTGVNRLSFGVQSFDPAALRWMGRLHGPDGAERAVGLARAAGFDNLSLDLIFALPLRLERNWREDLERALALEPEHISLYGLGVEARTPLGRAVAEGREAPVDEGQYREEFLTAVEVLGAAGYQHYEVSNFALPGRQSAHNQVYWSGEPYLGLGNGAHSYRPPRRRWNLRDWAEYRERVHSGHLPREEEEVVEGASRRLERIWLGLRIEAGLEMRGWTPLAMALVERWVDSGWAERTSGRVRLTSEGWLLLDELAVALDGTLATADPLFAADG; encoded by the coding sequence GTGAGCGCGCCCGTCCGATCCGTGTACGTGCACGCGCCGTTCTGCGCGCGGCGCTGCGCCTATTGCGACTTCGCGGTGCACGTGGACGCGCGTCCGGACGCGGCCGCCTGGGTGGACGCCATCGCGCGCGAATGGGCGTTGCTTCGGGATCTGGACGAGGCCCCTATGGGCCTGCTGCGCACCCTGTATGTGGGTGGGGGCACGCCCTCGCTGCTTGGCGTGGACGCCATGGAGGGACTGCGCGCGATCTTCAGCGCGGTGCTTCCCAGCAGCGGACTGGAGTGGACCGTCGAAGCCAATCCGGAGAGCTTCGACGCCCCGTTGGGGGACGCCTGGAGGCGGACAGGGGTCAACCGGCTCAGCTTCGGCGTGCAGAGCTTCGACCCTGCGGCCCTGCGTTGGATGGGCCGCCTGCACGGTCCCGACGGAGCCGAGCGGGCCGTGGGACTGGCACGCGCTGCCGGATTCGACAATCTGAGCCTGGACCTGATCTTCGCTCTGCCGCTCCGCTTGGAACGCAACTGGCGGGAGGATCTCGAGCGGGCCCTGGCCCTGGAACCGGAGCACATCAGCCTCTACGGGCTCGGTGTGGAGGCGCGTACGCCGCTCGGCCGGGCCGTCGCCGAAGGGCGGGAGGCCCCGGTCGATGAGGGACAGTACCGGGAGGAATTCCTGACCGCCGTCGAGGTGTTGGGCGCGGCCGGGTACCAGCACTACGAAGTATCGAACTTCGCGCTGCCCGGTCGGCAATCCGCGCACAATCAGGTGTACTGGAGTGGTGAGCCCTACCTGGGGCTGGGGAACGGTGCCCATAGCTACCGGCCTCCCCGCCGACGCTGGAACCTCCGGGATTGGGCGGAATACAGGGAGCGCGTCCACTCAGGCCACCTCCCCCGGGAGGAGGAGGAGGTCGTCGAGGGGGCGTCCCGGCGCCTCGAGCGGATCTGGCTCGGTCTTCGCATCGAAGCGGGGCTGGAGATGAGGGGATGGACGCCCCTGGCGATGGCGCTCGTCGAGCGATGGGTGGACAGCGGCTGGGCAGAGCGGACGTCGGGGCGGGTGCGGTTGACCTCGGAGGGCTGGCTGCTGCTGGACGAACTGGCCGTCGCGCTCGACGGCACGCTCGCCACTGCCGACCCGCTCTTCGCCGCAGACGGTTGA
- the dprA gene encoding DNA-processing protein DprA encodes MDALKDEQSAAVTLALAYPTRGRTLGDSLRASGSAVAALTEAARGGTRLPALPPEEWRALRARAAAVVAGSDRDGTHVVPWGSAAYPDRLRALADPPAVLFLHGEPRLLARPGVAVVGARNASPYGLRHAEGLARQLSQAGAVVFSGLALGIDAAAHRGALDGPGGTVGVLGAGLDVPYPHRHRDLRRRIVERGLLVTEFAPGTPPLPHHFPQRNRIVAALAAAVVVVEAGEKSGALITVDHALDLGRAVFAVPGRIDSARSRGCNQLLREGAGVVVSAASLLDDLVGVLPCALQVQPSSWTPDDPSAAHVWRRLDEPLGLDDLRLRTDLPLADLFAALTALELEGRVVRIEGDLYARADV; translated from the coding sequence ATGGATGCCCTGAAGGACGAGCAATCTGCCGCGGTCACGCTGGCGCTGGCCTACCCCACGCGGGGCCGGACCCTGGGTGACAGTCTGCGGGCGAGCGGCTCGGCGGTCGCCGCACTGACGGAGGCTGCCCGGGGTGGGACCCGCCTGCCGGCCCTGCCGCCGGAGGAGTGGCGGGCGCTGCGCGCACGGGCCGCCGCGGTGGTCGCTGGATCCGATCGTGACGGCACGCACGTCGTTCCCTGGGGGTCGGCCGCCTACCCGGACCGACTGCGGGCACTGGCCGATCCACCGGCCGTGCTCTTCCTGCACGGCGAACCCAGGCTGCTCGCCCGCCCGGGCGTCGCCGTCGTGGGCGCGCGCAACGCATCGCCCTATGGCCTGCGTCATGCCGAGGGCCTGGCGCGGCAGCTCTCGCAGGCCGGTGCGGTGGTGTTCTCCGGCCTCGCCCTGGGAATCGACGCCGCGGCCCACCGAGGCGCCCTGGATGGGCCGGGCGGTACCGTAGGTGTCCTGGGGGCAGGGCTCGACGTTCCCTATCCGCACCGGCACCGTGATCTGCGACGGCGCATCGTGGAGCGGGGCCTGTTGGTGACCGAATTCGCTCCAGGTACACCGCCGCTTCCCCACCACTTCCCGCAGCGTAACCGGATCGTCGCAGCGCTGGCGGCGGCCGTCGTGGTGGTAGAGGCGGGAGAGAAGAGCGGTGCCCTGATCACGGTCGATCACGCGCTCGATCTGGGCAGGGCGGTCTTTGCGGTGCCGGGCCGCATCGACAGCGCCCGCTCACGGGGCTGCAACCAATTGCTCCGGGAGGGCGCGGGCGTGGTGGTGAGCGCCGCCTCCCTGTTGGATGATCTGGTCGGCGTGCTCCCCTGCGCGCTACAGGTGCAGCCGTCCAGCTGGACCCCCGACGATCCGAGCGCCGCCCACGTGTGGCGTCGTCTCGATGAGCCGTTGGGTCTGGACGATCTGCGACTGCGCACCGACCTGCCGCTCGCCGACCTCTTCGCCGCGCTGACCGCGCTCGAGCTGGAAGGCCGCGTCGTAAGGATCGAAGGAGATCTCTACGCGCGGGCGGACGTGTGA
- the obgE gene encoding GTPase ObgE, whose product MFVDRAVITVTAGTGGSGSDAFRRESGVPRGGPAGGDGGRGGDIVLIADPQLGTLLDQRYRQHYRAERGGHGEGSNRTGASGKTLEILVPPGTIARDADTGELLGELLEPGDQLVVARGGRGGRGNARFATSTNQAPRRWEPGEEGEERRLELELKLIADVGLVGQPNAGKSTLLAAISAARPRVADYPFTTLTPALGVVSLPGFRSFVVADIPGIIEGAAEGKGLGHQFLRHIERTHTLALLVPVDAEDPQAEYEGLRDELRSYSPELAARPHCLVLTKSDLLSSEQTVPPIRAPEAWGRFQISAVTGAGVRELLEGLWERGVQRADPEPDEESEWMP is encoded by the coding sequence ATGTTCGTCGATCGTGCGGTCATCACTGTCACGGCGGGTACCGGGGGAAGCGGGTCGGACGCCTTTCGGCGCGAGAGCGGCGTGCCTCGCGGTGGCCCCGCGGGAGGGGACGGCGGGCGTGGAGGAGATATCGTGCTGATCGCCGATCCCCAGCTGGGTACGCTCCTGGACCAGCGCTACCGCCAGCACTACCGGGCCGAGCGGGGAGGACACGGTGAAGGCAGCAACCGAACCGGCGCGTCGGGGAAGACGCTCGAGATTCTGGTCCCTCCCGGGACCATTGCGCGCGATGCCGATACCGGGGAGCTGCTGGGCGAGCTGCTCGAGCCCGGGGACCAGCTCGTCGTAGCGCGCGGTGGCCGCGGAGGTCGTGGCAATGCACGCTTCGCCACATCGACCAATCAGGCCCCGCGACGCTGGGAGCCCGGCGAGGAAGGAGAGGAGCGGCGGTTGGAGCTGGAGCTGAAGCTCATCGCCGACGTCGGGTTGGTGGGGCAGCCCAACGCCGGGAAGTCCACGTTGCTGGCGGCCATCTCGGCGGCGCGGCCCCGCGTCGCCGACTATCCGTTCACCACGCTCACACCGGCGCTCGGAGTCGTGTCCCTGCCCGGCTTCCGATCGTTCGTGGTCGCGGACATCCCGGGCATCATCGAGGGTGCGGCCGAGGGAAAAGGGCTGGGCCATCAGTTCCTCCGACACATCGAGCGCACCCATACGCTCGCGTTGTTGGTGCCCGTCGATGCCGAGGATCCCCAGGCCGAGTACGAGGGCCTGCGAGACGAGCTCAGGTCCTATTCACCGGAGCTGGCCGCACGACCCCATTGCCTCGTGCTGACCAAGTCCGACCTGTTGTCGTCGGAGCAGACCGTCCCGCCGATCCGCGCGCCCGAGGCGTGGGGACGCTTTCAGATCTCGGCCGTGACCGGCGCCGGTGTGCGGGAATTGCTGGAAGGGCTCTGGGAGCGGGGCGTGCAGCGCGCAGATCCGGAGCCTGACGAAGAGAGTGAATGGATGCCCTGA
- a CDS encoding carboxymuconolactone decarboxylase family protein, protein MTEAETTETAALVELSAALGSSEGRGLEEAVAQAARVAGARAVEETLLQAILFAGYPRVLAAFGLWREHVPHAEPPLEEDERSWASRGPVVCARVYGEQLERLRENVRSLHPDLERWMVNDGYGKVLGRPGLDLERRELCVAALLAAQGAYPQLHSHLRGALRAGAPTAAVEAALDAAARVSPGTTAEARRVWARVRTRTERA, encoded by the coding sequence ATGACTGAAGCCGAGACCACCGAGACCGCGGCACTGGTCGAGTTGTCGGCGGCGCTCGGAAGTTCCGAGGGGCGGGGCCTCGAGGAGGCGGTGGCGCAGGCGGCGCGCGTCGCCGGAGCCCGCGCCGTGGAGGAGACGCTCTTGCAGGCGATCCTCTTCGCGGGCTATCCGCGGGTGCTGGCTGCGTTCGGACTGTGGAGGGAGCATGTGCCGCACGCCGAGCCGCCGCTCGAAGAGGACGAGCGCTCTTGGGCATCTCGGGGGCCCGTCGTCTGCGCCCGGGTCTACGGTGAGCAGTTGGAGCGTCTGCGCGAGAACGTAAGGTCCCTGCATCCCGATCTGGAGCGTTGGATGGTGAATGACGGATATGGGAAGGTCCTGGGCAGGCCCGGCCTCGATCTGGAGCGCCGCGAGTTGTGCGTGGCGGCGCTGCTGGCGGCTCAGGGAGCCTATCCGCAGCTCCACTCACATCTTCGGGGTGCGCTGCGTGCCGGAGCACCCACCGCGGCAGTAGAGGCGGCACTCGATGCGGCGGCCCGGGTCTCGCCGGGAACGACCGCTGAGGCGCGCAGGGTGTGGGCGCGCGTGCGTACCCGGACGGAGCGTGCCTGA